One Streptomyces sp. NA02950 genomic region harbors:
- a CDS encoding ATP-dependent DNA ligase, which produces MLLEVRVPPFDLPVPLALARAVDAVPEGPHLALEPKWDGWRCQVWTGGARVWSRHGTDLSRAFSDVAAAARALPDAVLDGELVAVLDDGSGVAFDRLQSRSAGRGPRRGADFTVHVALFDVLAVGDVDTRPLPYARRRAELLRLLEGGPDTLRPVPSTGDMREALAWVGALSGVEGLVAKPSGRYAEGLRSGWLKWRRRHTTEAVVIGVTATAPAAQALVLGRPSGGRMRAVGVSLPLPQPLRLAVAPRLHPAGGMRELPGTVGGLPGADPVRYRPVAPEVVVEIEVDQERLEFGRYRHRPRVRRVRGDLTPGLLDEAP; this is translated from the coding sequence GTGCTGCTGGAGGTTCGTGTGCCGCCCTTCGATCTGCCCGTCCCGCTGGCCCTGGCCCGCGCGGTCGACGCCGTCCCGGAAGGGCCGCACCTTGCTCTGGAACCGAAGTGGGACGGCTGGAGATGCCAGGTGTGGACCGGCGGCGCTCGGGTGTGGAGCCGGCACGGCACGGACCTCTCGCGTGCGTTCTCCGACGTCGCAGCCGCCGCGCGGGCGCTGCCGGACGCGGTCCTGGACGGCGAGCTGGTCGCGGTGCTCGACGACGGCAGCGGGGTCGCCTTCGACCGGCTGCAGAGCCGGTCCGCCGGCCGCGGTCCCCGGCGCGGGGCGGACTTCACCGTGCACGTCGCCCTCTTCGACGTCCTGGCGGTCGGCGACGTCGACACCCGGCCGCTGCCGTACGCGCGGCGGCGCGCCGAACTGCTGCGGCTCCTCGAGGGCGGTCCGGACACCCTGCGGCCCGTGCCGTCCACCGGGGACATGCGCGAAGCGCTGGCCTGGGTCGGCGCGCTGTCCGGCGTGGAGGGCCTGGTGGCGAAGCCGAGCGGCCGGTACGCCGAGGGGCTGCGCTCGGGCTGGCTGAAGTGGCGCCGCAGGCACACCACGGAGGCCGTCGTGATCGGGGTGACCGCCACGGCGCCGGCCGCGCAGGCCCTGGTGCTGGGCCGGCCGAGCGGCGGGCGGATGCGGGCCGTCGGGGTGAGCCTTCCCCTGCCCCAGCCGCTGCGCCTGGCCGTGGCGCCGCGGCTGCACCCGGCCGGCGGGATGCGTGAACTGCCGGGCACGGTGGGCGGGTTGCCCGGCGCGGACCCGGTGCGCTACCGGCCGGTGGCGCCGGAGGTGGTGGTGGAGATCGAGGTCGACCAGGAGCGGCTGGAGTTCGGCCGCTACCGGCACCGCCCGCGCGTACGGCGCGTCAGGGGGGACCTGACGCCCGGTCTGCTCGACGAGGCCCCGTAG